The genomic window GGGCCAGGCCAGACATGGTCATACTTAGCCCTGCTCCTGCCTGGTGGACGGGGAGGGTCTGTGGGGCTCCCTCAGCCCTGGGGCTCCTGGGATCGGGCCCCACTGACCCAGCCTGGTCTGTTGCAGTGAGAATGAGGCTCTGTGGCGGGAGGTGGCCAGCCTTCGGCAGAAGCATGCCCAGCAACAGAAAGTCGTCAACaaggtgggggcagggccagAGGGCCGGCGGGGGCCCCACAAGGGCCGGGGTGACTGTGTCCTCTCTCCCCACAGCTCATTCAGTTCCTGATCTCACTGGTGCAGTCAAACCGGATCCTGGGGGTGAAGAGAAAGATGTGAGGTTTTGGGGACGCCTGCATCCGCCACCCAGGGCCCAGGGCCGTCCTCCTCCTCTGTCAGCTGTGCCCCGAGGTAGGGGGTGGCAGCTGACTTGCACCCTTCCCCACAGCCCCCTGATGCTGAACGACAGTGGCTCAGCACATTCCATGCCCAAGTACGGCCGGCAGTTCTCCCTGGAGCACGTCCACGGCTCGGGCCCCTACTCGGTGAGTGCTGGAGGCAGGGCACCCGTCCAGGCCTGCGGGCGCAGTGGGGTGTGTTGCCCTGGCCGGCGCTGCACGAGCCTCCTGTCTTTGATTGCAGGCCCCCTCCCCGGCCTACAGTAGCTCCAGCCTCTACGCCCCCGATTCTGTGGCCAACTCCGGACCCATCATCTCCGACATCACCGAGCTGGCTCCTGCCAGCCCCGTGGCCTCCCCCGGCGGGAGCATAGACGAGAGGTGGGGGCCGCATCACCCCAGCCATCCTGTCCCCCAACGAGGCGAGCCCCTGTGGGCCCAGGGCAGAGTTGGGGATGAGGTGGGGCTGGCCAAGACACCAGCTAACGTGGCCCCCCTCGTGTCCAGGCCCCTGTCTAGCAGCCCCCTGGTGCGTGTCAAGGAGGAGCCCCCCAGCCCGCCTCAGAGCCCCCGGGTAGAGGAGGCGAGTCCCGGGCGCCCATCTTCCGTGGACACCCTCTTGTCCCCGACCGCCCTCATTGACTCCATCCTGCGGGAGAGTGAACCTACCCCCGCCTCCGCCACAGCCCTCACGGATGCCAGGGGCCACACGGACACCGAGGGCCGGCCTCCCTCACCCccgcccacctccacccctgAAAAGTGCCTCAGCGTAGCCTGCCTGGACAAGTGAGTGCCGCCCCACCCACAGCCCCTGGAGGCACAGCCCTGGGCTTCAGCTCAGACTGTCCCAGAGGGCAGCTGGCAAGGCAGGACCCTACCCCTAACCTCGGAGCtctgggctggggagggagacAGGTGCCAAACAGATCACCCCACAATCCCAAACGCCACAGAAGCCAAGGGCGTGTCCGGGCAGGCTGCTGGGCCCTGCTCTCAGCCACCCCTCCTGCTGCTGCCACCCTCTTGCCACAGGCCACAGGTCCTGGCAGGTCGTGCTGCCCAGACAGATGGCAGGAGATGGTGAGCAGGGCCTGGCCTCCACACCCCCAGGCttgcccagcccctgcctgcaaTGGGGGCTCTTGTTTTTGTATCTTGCAGTTTGGCTCGCACTCCACAGATGTCTGGGGTCGCCCGCCTCTTCCCCTGCCCCTCTTCCTCTCCGCATGGCCGAGTCCAGCCAGGGTTAGCGCTGACCccactggggtgggaggagggccCTGCCAGAGCTCGGGCCCTCCCACACAGCCGTGGACCAGACCCAGCCTGACGGGGCATGAGCATCGGGTCTGGGCGGCATCGTCCTAAGCTCCTCTGTGGCTGGGGCTCAATGTCATCATGGCTCCCCTGGCCATGGGCCTGTGGTCATTGCCTGTGACAGGGACAGGTCTCCCTGGCCTGGCACGGCCTCTGGTGCTGGCAGGATCCAAACTGTGGTGCTGACTGCACTTCCTGCCAGGTGGGGTCTCCAGGGCACCTCTGGTACCCAGCCTGGCTGCCTGTCCCATGGCCCAGGTGTGCCCCATGGCCTAGTGCTTTCTTGGTCACAGCCACCAGACTGTGGGTCTCATTCCCACAGCAGCACCAGGGCAGGGACTGAGCCACCCACACACTGAGCACAGCCCCAGCCATTTTCCCAGTGTAACAGGAAACCTCACCAACCCTGAAAACTGAAATCCCTGATCCTCGTGCTAGAGCTGAATACGCCCCTTGTCTCCTGGGTCCTCTGCCACCAAGGCCTCCAGGCCTCATGGCGAAGGGATGCCCAGCATGGGCCCAGCCGCACCCGAGGGCACAGAGCCTCCACCACCTTCCAGGCAGTCTTCGAATGCACTGCCCCCTCCAGCCTGTGCAGGCATACACGGGGGTGCGGCCTGGGGGATACAGTCAAGGGGAGCCCTTCTCCCACAGGAGCGCATCGGGGTGTGGGGCCTGGGGCACTGGTTCAGCTACCCCCTCATCCCGGGCCAGGAATGAGCTCAGTGATCACTTGGATGCTAtggactccaacctggacaacctGCAGACCATGCTGAGCAGCCACGGCTTCAGCGTGGACACCAGCGCCCTGCTGGACGTGAGTCGCGTCCtgtcccgccccgccccgccccgccccgcccccaggtGCTGTTCTgacttccctccctcctctgcagCTGTTCAGCCCCTCGGTGACCGTGCCCGACATGAGCCTGCCTGACCTTGACAGCAGCCTGGCTAGTGTGCGTAGGCGGGCGGGGGGTGAGGGGGAACAAGACCAGCAGGAGCGCTCACGATACCATCTCCACCCCACAGATCCAAGAGCTCCTGTCTCCCCAGGAGCCCTCCAGGCCTCCCGAGGCGGAGAACAGCAGCCCGGATTCAGGTGAGCCAAGTCCCACCAACCCCCTCTCTGCCCCTGACCCCCCACCGCCTTGACACCCCCACCCCCGCAGGGAAGCAGCTGGTGCACTACACAGCACAGCCACTGTTCCTGCTCGACCCCGGCTCCGTGGACACCGGGAGCAGCGACTTGCCGGTGCTGTTTGAGCTGGGGGAGGGCTCCTACTTCTCCGAAGGGGACGGCTTCGCAGAGGACCCCACCATCTCCCTGCTGACAGGCTCAGAGCCTCCCAAAGCCAAGGACCCCACTGTCTCCTAGATGCCCCGGAGGAGCTGGGCCAGCCGTGgcctgcccacccccacccccagtgcAGGGCTGGCCTTGGGGAGGAGAGGCAGCCTCGAGGTCCTGGGCACTGGTGGGTTGGCCACCACAGCCCCAGTAGGACAAACAGGGGCTCAGGTCTGGGCAGCACCTCTGGTCAGGAGGGTCACCCCGGCCTCCCAGTCTGCCTTCCCCCAACCCCGTGTCCTGTGGTTTGGTTGGGGCTTCGTAGCCACACCTGGACTGACCCTGCAGGTTGTTCATAATCAGAATTGTATTTTGGATTTTTACACAACTGTCCCATTCCCTGTTCCATagagatatacagatatatacacacaggtggatggacggacggacggacaaGACAGGCAGAGATCTATAAACAGACAGGCTTTATGCGGTGGCCTCCCATGTGTTTCCTCTGTCCCAGGGTAGTACGGTGGATGGGGGTGCAGTGAGGAGGAGCCCAGGGCACAGAagggctgggctgcagtggcCTCCTGGGGGAAGGCGGACGCTTGCAGCTAGCCCCATGCCTGCCCAACTCCGCAGGACCAGAGACCGGGGTGGGCACCCTGGCCCTGCAGGTCTCTCGTCGTCAGACCACCAGGAACCCCATTCCCAAGGTGTTTGCACTCAGGGACAGGGGATGCAGGGCAGGCACACTGTCTTCCTGCCATAGTGCCCTCCTATGTAGGCACAGGCAACAGAAGCCTGTCCCATAGCTTCAGGGTTTTCCACTCAGCCTggtggaggaagggaagggggccTGGGGTGGGCAGTGGAGCAGGCTTTGCTTCTTTATCTGGCAGCAACAGCTTGTTCTTGAGCTCCATTGGCCAACAGGTGGGGACAGGCACAGGAGCCTATGTGGGATGGAGGAATCGAACCCACACCTGTCCCCCTACCAGGAGCTCACCCACTACCACCATCCTCAGCAGGGCCCAAGGAAATGCCTCCACTGCAGGGCCCACCAGCCCCCACTGGGGTAGAGGAAGGGTACCACCAAGGTAGCCCGCTCTCCCCCCACACCACCACAGTCCAGCAGGTTGCTGATGAGGCCCCCCGTGCAGTCCTGGGACCCTGTGCAGGGCCTTCTCAAACACCTGCCTTGTTGGGCCATAGCTGCAGGTCTGGGGGCACCAGGGCCTGGTCCAGTCTTGGGATCTTTAATCAAGCAGTCACCCCAGCAAGGTAAGgcagcagcagggccctggggtTACCCCTGACCTCCCACTGTGACCAAGGGGTGCCCCATCTGTCCAGCTTGGTGGATTGCAGGGCCTGGAAACAAGGTGTCCTGAAGGCTGTGGGGCTGCACTGTCTGCACTGCCCAGCCTGGTGCCAGAAGAGCAGAGGGCAAGGCAGGCCTAGGGATCAAGGGTGCCCCAACCTCGTGGAGGGCAGCTGAGAGCCACCTGCACACCAGATTCCAAGTGAAGGAGAGAGGCTGCCAAACTGAGCCCTGCCCCAAGGCAAATAGCCATGGACATAGCCATTGTGTACTGTAGCCCCTCGGCTCACCAGACCCACACCAGAAAGGCCCTGTGGACTGTCCATCCCTGGGCCACCCTGGCTGGAGCCCACTTCCAACAAACACAGGGCGACCTCTTCCTGAGCTGAGGCTGGGCACCGTGGGTGCAAGCAGGCTCATCCTGCACCAAGCCAGAGTGCTGATTCCCTCACACCCAGCAGGGGTGGCACCAGGAGAGGATGCCTGAGCTGAGCTTTTCTAGGTAGGGGAGTGTGGGGAATGGGGGTGTCTGCCTGGCCTTGCACTCCCCCTACCGGCCATGCCCACCCTGTTGCAGTGGAGCTGCTTCTCCCCAGCAGGTCCGGGGACGTCAGGCCTCCTGGCCCCTGGAACAGCTGTCCACATGGCTCTGGCAATCACCCTTGTGGGTGTGGccatacctcccaccaggcccctggCAGGCTGAAGAGGTCACTGGACAGCACTTTATTGACATCCTCGGACCCGGGGCAGGGTCAGCAAGACTCCCAGCTGGCATCAGCCTGTGTCTGGCCTGCTGTCGCCATCCCTGAGGGGTGCAGGACAGAGCCCCATAGGGGCAGAGAGGCCTCCCtgggacaggaggagggtgcTGTGCAGCCAGGCCCATCCCCAGCACTCGAGGCCCAGGAGGAGAGGCGGACTCTGGCAGCGGGGGTGAGGTGGCAGTGAGAAGCCAGGCCCTTGGGTGCAGCTCAGGCCCCTGCCACCGGGGCCTCATAGTTGAGCACGTAGTAGTCATGGACGTACATGAGGACGGCTATTGGCTGTCCAATGATGAGCGTCAGCCATACAGCGGCGTTGCCATAGTTGCCCTGGAAAAAGCGGCCCACGAACCAGGCCAGTGGGATCTGGGGAATGAGGGGCCAAGTCAGTCGGCCATGGTGACCACAGGGCTGGGGGCTTCAGGGTCCCTGGGCATGGGGGGGTCAGCCCAAGGGCTCAGGCAGGGGGTAAGTGGGTGAGGAGGCCACGTAGGGGTCGCTCacctgagccatcatgcctgtGAACGCCCAGAGGCGGAACATTCGCAGAGGGACGCTCACCAggtactgaggtgggagggagagaagatgTCAGGGAGGGGGAACCAGCCATCCCTGCCGTGGGCATACCCCTGCCCAGGGATGAGGCAGGACGTCCCACAGAGCACTGACCTCATGGAAGAAGGCCGAGGCCAGGAACACCCCTGTCCTGGCCATCCACCTGCTGCTGCCCCGTCGAAGCATGGGCTTGTAGAAGTGTCTGCAGAGGGGGAGTGTGGAAAGGGGTTCAGGGTCACGGCCATGTTccacatctcacacacacacacaccccccacctACCTGATGCACCACTTGTGCACAGGGATGTTCCAGTTCTGCCAGAAGTAGGTGACAGACTCGGAGTTCCTAGGGGCCAAGAGACCACAGGGGGATCAGAGCACACCATGGCCCATCCCAGCCCCCAGGGACACCCCAGGGACACTCACCACCAGTCCCGGTAGAACTCCCGGTCTCCAAACTGCATGAGCTCAGCCACGGCATTCATGCAGGAGTGGAAGAGCCAATAGAAGAAGATGAGCCAGATGAGGTGGTTGGGGAcctggcagggggtgggggtgggcaccAAGTTCTAGAACCTTCCCCATGCCACCATCCCCTCCTGTCCCACCCACGCGCCACCTGTCCGCACTCACCGCCAGCTTCAGGAGGCGCTCGATGATGCGTGAGTAGTCCATGTCCTGCAGACACAAGCCCTTCAGCCAGCCGTGCTCCCAGCCACTCCCCAGCCACCCCAGCCACAGGAGCACCTGGGCCGCTCACCTTGAAGGGCTTCATGGAGTTCTGGATGGTGGGGACCATCCACTGCAAAGGAGGGCACCGTGTCAGCTCCCAGCCACACCCAGCTGCACcgaaccccaccccaccccacttaCCTGCTGGATCAGCCCCACCTGAAGCTGGGTGAAGAACAGCTAGGGGGGAACCAGAGAGCAGCCAGCTGAGGCCTTGGCGAGCCTGGAGGACCCCAGCCTCCAGTGGCCGCCCTCAGCCCCCAACCTCACCATCTCAAGGATCCGTCGCAGCAGAAAGCCCTTCCGGATGCGGGGAGAGCGGGGAAAGTTGAGCTCGTAGCACAAGGTGGGGGCGAAGAGGAAGTAATAGAGATCTGGAATGGGCataggggattggttccagaacaGACCCGGCCTGTGCCCTGCACCTCAGCCCCACAGAGGTCCTCACCGCGGTAGGTCAGGTTGTCCGGGTAGCTCACGGTGTGCGGGGCAGCGGCGCTGCTGGCTTTCTTCCCCGCAGAGGCTACGAACACAGCAGAGTGGGAGGCGGGGAGTGGGGCCCTGCTGCTGCCCAGCCCCCCAGCGggcagccccagcccccagcagccCCTTACCAGCCTTGGCCCTGGCCCTGCGGCACCACAAGTTGACATCACGGTAGGAGAAGAGCTTGAGGAAGAGGATGGTGTGCACCATCAGCGCCAGCAGGGAGCCCACTGTGGGAGAGGTAGGCTCAGGCCTCCACAGGGCCACAGCCAGAGGCCAAGCCCGTGGCTGGCCCAAGACAGCTGGGCAGGGTGGGATGGGGGCGCACCTGGAGTGATAGACTCAACCAGTAAGACCACAGCCGCTGGGAAACACAGAATGGTGGCCAGGTTGGCCACATGCAACAGCAGTCCCGCCTGCTCCGTCAGGGCACCCTGGAGTGGGGGGCAGAGTACTCAACCAGGGCTCCTATTGCCTGGGGGAGGGGCTGCCAGGCCCGGGAGCAGCTCCTCCCAGGAGCACACACAGCAGGGTAAGCACACAGGTGAGGGGCACTGCTTACCACCGCCAGGCGCTTCTCAACCTGGAACGCAGCCACAGCAAAGACATTGGCCGCTGTGGACAGAAGCACCAAGGCACAGGTTCAAGGCCACGTCAGCCTGATTCCCACCCAAGGCCCTCCTCAGAGCCCAGCTCACCAATAACCAGGCACGGGGCGGGCCAGCTATAGGGATCCTTCAGGAACAGAGAAACCACCTGGATGGGGTCCACCAGGATGCCATACCTGGGAGTGGAGGGATGGGGGCCTGAGTGGGTGGCAGGTGGGGCTATGGGGCAGGGCCTGGACAGGCCatgggtggggcaggggtgggaccTGGCAAAGGCACTCACTTGATGAGGTTCTCCAGAAATAACCGGGCATTGCTCAAGATCTGCGAGGGACGGACAGGAGGGTGCAGCCCCTTTAGTCCTGGCCACAGGGCACTCACCCCAGATCCTCCCAACACCTCTGGGCACGTCCCCAGCCTGAGCTCAGGGTGGCAGCCTCAGGCTTGCAGACCCAGCCCTGTCTGGTCTCCATGCCACTCTCCGAGACTCAGCACCCACCTCAGCCAACACCAGTGCTGGGCAAGGGGAagtccctccctgtccccatcACACCAGAGGGGCCCGCATGGAGGGAACAGCCAGCAAGACCAACCAACCCTGTCAGACGCCTGGGCCTTCAGGAGCAGAAAGACCAGCTGCTGAGCTGCTCACATCCCTCCTGCTGAGCCAAGCCAGTGAGGGACCCAAGGCTCCCACAGCCAACCACACCAGAGAGACAGCCCCAGAATACAGGCCTGCCCAGGGAGGCCTGCCCACAGCTGAGCCCTAAGGAACCAGTCCCTACTggtggcccaggctgaagggaGGGAGTTGCCTACCCTTTCTCGGCAGGAGCAGTGCCCAGCTGTGTGGCAAGGGGGGCTGGGCCTGGAGTGCTTCCCAGGGCTTGTGCCCCTCCTACCTCTTCTGCTTCCTGCAGCCCTCCAAGCCTTCGACACTTGGCTCCAAAGCAACTTCCCAGGACTGAGCCCCCATGGGAAAAGGCTCCTGGGACTAGCCTGGAGCTGGGTGCTTGGTCTCCCTCTGCAAGGACAGGAACCTCTTCCTTCATCTTACAAGCACTACCAACACCTCCATGAGCTGGGCCCCAATGCCACAGACCTGGCTTACCACCCAGAGCTCAGGCCTCACGCGGTGGTGAACTGGTGCTGGGGAAAAGGGTCGCTGGCAAGGAAACACTGAGGGTCTCTTGcctgggtggtcagggaaggcttcatgaGAGAGGAGACTGCTTCAGAGAGACAAGGGCCACTGCCCCGCCTCCCTCAGTTGCAGGGCTGACACACAGGCCTTCTGCACGGACACATGTGGCCCACACTGTCACTGGCCTCTCCTGAGGGCTGACAGTAGGCAGGTGCCAAAGCTGCCAATGGGCGGTACCCATCTCCAAGCCCAGGCCACAGAGGGAATGCAACAGGCAGCCCAGAGCGGGACAcatgcctggggctgggggtcaTGGGGGAGCCAAAGCAGGGAAAAGGCTTCAGGGCTGGACCAAAGGGCCAGGCAGGCCCAAGAGATTGGGGAGAACACACAGTGCTGCCTGGGCTACACAAGGCCCAGCCTGGGCCAGGAATGGGCTGCGTCTCCTGAGTGCTGGGCTGGCGCTGGGCCCACTGTCCTCCTGCCTGGCCAGCTTCTCAGCCACCAGGCCTCGTGGGCCTCCACAGCTGGCCACCCCCAGGGAACCTCCCAGGACTATGGGCAGTGGCGGTGTGGATGTGCAGCCCCTTCCACGTGGTTAGCCACAGGAGCAGCACCCAAGGCCAGAGACAGACACGCCTGGGTGAAGGTCAAAGGCCTCGAGCCACATCAGCCCTGAGTGGGGGAGGCTGGACCCAGACAGCCCTTGCCCCTGACCTGCCCTGTGGGTGCCCCTTTGAGCCCTAGATTCCAACTACTTCTGGGGTGGGGCTGTGGGAAGCAGACCCAGAGGCATCAGGCCTTGGACGTGGCACAGGGCTCCATCTAATCACCTTCCTGGGGGGCTCCTAGGACCCACAGCTGAGGGAAGGGGCCAGGAGGACTGCAGAGTAGTGGCCAGGCCTGCACGGTTCCATACCCACGCAGGCCATGTGGCATAGCACAGGAAGTTCTTCTCACATCCCCTGCCAGAGAGGCCTTGTGTCCACAGAGCATGCAGTCCACTCTCCCACCAGCCTAGGGCAAGACCGCTCCACCCTGCCCTCCATGGAGGCCCTGCACCCCTCAGACCCAGCTCACAACACACAGGCTCCAGCCAGGCAGTGCTCGGCCTCCCCACGCCCACACCACATCTGCAGGGCCCTCCTGGGATCCAATGGGGAGCCGCAAGTATATGGTGCACGGGCGCCCAAGTGACCACAGCAGGGGCAGCTACTGCCACTCCCCTCCCCAACAGTCCAGTGCTGGTGGCCACATGGAGGTGCAGCCTGCTCCACACACCCCAGCCCACAGGGGCTCCAGCCCCGACACCCTGGGTGGCAAAGCCTGTTCCCAGGCAAAGGCCTACCTGGGGCAGAGCCCCACCTAGACCTAGACCTGCTCCCAACACCATGTCCCActcaccagcatcaccacacaCCAGTTCAGGATGCCACGGTAGTTGTTGAAGCCACTGTCAGAGCTGAACAAAGAATCCTGCAGGCGATGGCACCTGACAGAGCACAACACAAGCACCCGCTGAGTGGACACCAGCAGGGCAGGGCCGCCCTCGCAGGATCcaggcccccaccccagcctcctcgTCTGCCCTCAGGCCCCACTCCCTATTCACAACCAGGAGGAGAAACCAGGCAGAGCCACACTGTGGCCTCAAGACCTACAGTGGGCAAAGCTCTCAGGACCCCCAGAGCCTGCACCTCCAAGCAGTGGGAAGAGCACGTCAGAGTCAGGAGAAGCAAGCTCAGCTGGCCCTGCCTGGACTGGACCTACATGGAGCTTGGACACTCCAGGTCTCACTCTCCAGAGGCCTCTGGCCACTGCCACGCACTCTGGCTGTAGACTAGCACTGGGGCCACAAGCAGGGTCCCACCTGGGGATGGACCAGGGGGCACCGCCCAGCACTGCGGGGACCAAGTGGTGAGGGTTGAGTCCACCCTATTCAGTGGGCCCATTCCAGCACCCGGGAGCCAAGGGGTCCCCCACACTTGGACGTGCAGGCTCAAACTGGCAAAGGTAGGCCAAGCGCCAGCCACACACCAGCCTGACATGCACCTTCCCAGAGGCAGGGATCCAGCCCTCATGTGCTGGTGTAGCAACCACTTGTTTGTGATGTGTTCCAGCCCAGGCTGAGGGGGCTGAAAGGAACCCACCCAGGGCTAGGTGATTGCTGGCCAAGAGGCTTCCAACAGAGGCGGGTGCCCACCCATGATCTCCCAACCAGTGCTGGCGGGGCACAGGCAGACCCTGCCTGTGGTCCTCAGCATACCGCACAGGTGGAAGAGGGCACCCAGCCCAACAGAGGGACTGCCATATAGCTAGGACAAGGATAGCAGGAGCTTGGCCAGGCCCCACACGTCCTAGGAAGCAGTGCTGGCTCACATACACTAGCTGCAGGCCCGCCTCACCTCCCAGCTGCCGTAACACCAAGAAACCACACACAGCATTGACCAAGTCCTCAATTTTGTAAGAGGAGAGGCCAGatctccctttccctcccacaTACACATTTGTCCCTCAGAGCCCCTAGGCAGGGAGAGTGGGCCTGAGAGTGATGGCAGGAGCCCCGTGAGGCAGATGCCCTCAGGGTGCCCAAGGCAAGCTAGCTAGGATTGGGGTTGACAGTCAGACGGCCCTGCCCAGGAGGCAAAGGGCCAGGGAGGCCAAGAGGCAATGCCAACAAGCCCAACCTTTGCCCCCCAAGACCAAGGTTGGTGCAATACCTGCCCAATCTACACCTACACGGTTCCTGACAAGTCTACACTGTTTCACAAAACCCCCAGGCAGGGAGGATGATCACACCTTTCCCTCTGCCCATTTAGACTAGAACACAGGGGCAGGCAgctccaccccagcccctgcttcTCCCAGCTCCAGCCTGAGCGTCCTGCGTCCACCTACCAGGTCCatcttgggccatgcagtgaggCTGTGGTCTCCACCTGAGCCTCCCTCCTACCCCCTCCCCAAGTTGGCAGCTGCCTTCCCAACTGACCATGGCCCTTGGCTCATCTCCCCAGCCTACTCCACTCATTGCCTGCCCACAACCAGGAGGCTGGGTGTGGATGCCGCAAGAGCCCCAGCACCAAGACAGGAGCAGGGGCACGAGGCCCAGCTGCCCAGCAGCCTCTCTGAGCCGTCTGCTGGACTGGGCCTCTCCACTGCCCCCTCTTCCCAAAGTTCAAGCCCATTTGTTTTCAGCAGAACAATCCCAAGCCTCAGGGTTGGCCTTCTTGCACCACAACCTACCAACCACAGCTGTTTCACAACAGTGTGACCCCTGCCCCCTTTGAGCCACCAAGGACACCATGCTGGCTTTATCCGTGCCCATCTCCAAGATGAAAACAGGAGTCGGAAAAGGGTGGTGCTTCCCAAAACTCACTGCAGACAATCCTATACAAGCTTTCTCAGGGGCCCCTCGACAGGCTTCCAAGGCCTTCCTTAACCCAGCCATGCCCTTGCCTCAGGCCCTTCACAGGCCTGACCAGCCCTACCAGGAGGCAGCACCCCCACTGCGCTACCCCTACCCCTCACAGGCCCCCATGAGCAGGAAGCCCCAGTCCACCAGTGCCCACAGAGCTCCAAGCAGCCAGTGCGGCCAGGGGCAAGTGGGCTAGAGGGCAGGCAGGCTGCATGGAGCGGCATGGGGAGGCGGGATCTGCCCCTGTGCCCACAGCACCTTTGTCCACCCTCTTTCCTACTGGAGGGCCTGCCCAAGCCTCTGCACCTTCCAGCTGTCCCTGCACCCACTCCCTAGTCCAAGAAGACTCGGAGCAGCCTGCCCTCCCTCCTGCAGCCCCAGGCCCACCCAGCCAACAGGATCCTCTCAGTCTCACAGCAACAGTGAGACCTTGGCATATGCCCACCCGCCACCCTGTCTCCAGGTTCAAAGTGTGTCCAAAGGCACAGGTCCCAGTGAGTCCCACACTTGGGGCCCACACAGTGCAGCTCCAGGGCCAAACAGAATGAGGAGGGGGCAGAGTCCAGCTCTGCTCCCAGCTGCCGCCTCCTTCCCTCTGGCCTCTGGGCTGGGCCTGGGTTCAAGATGGTTGGGGCAGGCTCCCTGCACCTCGCAGACCCTgctggagagaggaagggagagtcAGAGAGGACACCTCAGGGACAAAACACCCTGGGAGAAGCCAGAAACCGGAAGGGCCTGACTGGGGTGCCTGTGAGCAGAGGGCTGCTGGGTGTGTGCAAAGAGCCtggcaggagtgagccacaggcAGAGCAGAAAGGGGTgccctctcctgcctgcctcatAGCCTCACCTTGCCACGGGGCCGGAAGAAAGGAGCTCACACCCAGAGCCCAGCCCTAGGTGAGCAGGAAGTGTCCGTGAGGGGAGGAGGCCCCGAGCTCAAGGAGTAATGAGGAAGTGGCAGAGAGGAAAGGCTGGGCTGGGCCAAGAGCTGCAGGAAGCGGGAGGGAGGGGAGGCTGTGAGGCTGACAAGGGGGTGCGCTAGAGGCCAAGTCCCAGGAGGGCAGGCAGAGCAAGGCCTGACCCAGAGAGCAGGGAGAAGAGTCCAGTGGCCACAGCCAGTGGGGCCCCAAGCCCTGCTGCGTCCCCAGGTCTGAGGGACAAGCACACATGGCCTGCAAGTCCTGGAGACACAGAAGCAGATGGACTtttggtctcagcctcccaggaaggCCTCACCTCTGCCATCTACTGCCCCTCTTCCCAAGGAGAGACGACCTCAATGGCAGGGACAGGGACTCACCAGGCCTCTCCCACGAGCTCTGCACCCATCCCACACCAGCAGAAGCACAGGAAAGGCTCGCTGGTTTGCAAAG from Macaca mulatta isolate MMU2019108-1 chromosome 8, T2T-MMU8v2.0, whole genome shotgun sequence includes these protein-coding regions:
- the HSF1 gene encoding heat shock factor protein 1 isoform X9; this translates as MDLPVGPGAAGPSNVPAFLTKLWTLVSDPDTDALICWSPSGNSFHVFDQGQFAKEVLPKYFKHNNMASFVRQLNMYGFRKVVHIEQGGLVKPERDDTEFQHPCFLRGQEQLLENIKRKVTSVSTLKSEDIKIRQDSVTKLLTDVQLMKGKQECMDSKLLAMKHENEALWREVASLRQKHAQQQKVVNKLIQFLISLVQSNRILGVKRKIPLMLNDSGSAHSMPKYGRQFSLEHVHGSGPYSAPSPAYSSSSLYAPDSVANSGPIISDITELAPASPVASPGGSIDERPLSSSPLVRVKEEPPSPPQSPRVEEASPGRPSSVDTLLSPTALIDSILRESEPTPASATALTDARGHTDTEGRPPSPPPTSTPEKCLSVACLDNLARTPQMSGVARLFPCPSSSPHGRVQPGNELSDHLDAMDSNLDNLQTMLSSHGFSVDTSALLDIQELLSPQEPSRPPEAENSSPDSAGALHSTATVPARPRLRGHREQRLAGAV
- the HSF1 gene encoding heat shock factor protein 1 isoform X6 → MDLPVGPGAAGPSNVPAFLTKLWTLVSDPDTDALICWSPSGNSFHVFDQGQFAKEVLPKYFKHNNMASFVRQLNMYGFRKVVHIEQGGLVKPERDDTEFQHPCFLRGQEQLLENIKRKVTSVSTLKSEDIKIRQDSVTKLLTDVQLMKGKQECMDSKLLAMKHENEALWREVASLRQKHAQQQKVVNKLIQFLISLVQSNRILGVKRKIPLMLNDSGSAHSMPKYGRQFSLEHVHGSGPYSAPSPAYSSSSLYAPDSVANSGPIISDITELAPASPVASPGGSIDERPLSSSPLVRVKEEPPSPPQSPRVEEASPGRPSSVDTLLSPTALIDSILRESEPTPASATALTDARGHTDTEGRPPSPPPTSTPEKCLSVACLDKNELSDHLDAMDSNLDNLQTMLSSHGFSVDTSALLDLFSPSVTVPDMSLPDLDSSLASEPSRPPEAENSSPDSGKQLVHYTAQPLFLLDPGSVDTGSSDLPVLFELGEGSYFSEGDGFAEDPTISLLTGSEPPKAKDPTVS
- the HSF1 gene encoding heat shock factor protein 1 isoform X12, with product MGRPLHRASANCWAVAEVSALRASTRLRQRTLCSRGHRRPRGTAYGVLGRQLFGESQDLAREAEGVAVVEKERQWKQKSGNSFHVFDQGQFAKEVLPKYFKHNNMASFVRQLNMYGFRKVVHIEQGGLVKPERDDTEFQHPCFLRGQEQLLENIKRKVTSVSTLKSEDIKIRQDSVTKLLTDVQLMKGKQECMDSKLLAMKHENEALWREVASLRQKHAQQQKVVNKLIQFLISLVQSNRILGVKRKIPLMLNDSGSAHSMPKYGRQFSLEHVHGSGPYSAPSPAYSSSSLYAPDSVANSGPIISDITELAPASPVASPGGSIDERPLSSSPLVRVKEEPPSPPQSPRVEEASPGRPSSVDTLLSPTALIDSILRESEPTPASATALTDARGHTDTEGRPPSPPPTSTPEKCLSVACLDKNELSDHLDAMDSNLDNLQTMLSSHGFSVDTSALLDLFSPSVTVPDMSLPDLDSSLASIQELLSPQEPSRPPEAENSSPDSGKQLVHYTAQPLFLLDPGSVDTGSSDLPVLFELGEGSYFSEGDGFAEDPTISLLTGSEPPKAKDPTVS
- the HSF1 gene encoding heat shock factor protein 1 isoform X4, with the translated sequence MDLPVGPGAAGPSNVPAFLTKLWTLVSDPDTDALICWSPSGNSFHVFDQGQFAKEVLPKYFKHNNMASFVRQLNMYGFRKVVHIEQGGLVKPERDDTEFQHPCFLRGQEQLLENIKRKVTSVSTLKSEDIKIRQDSVTKLLTDVQLMKGKQECMDSKLLAMKHENEALWREVASLRQKHAQQQKVVNKLIQFLISLVQSNRILGVKRKIPLMLNDSGSAHSMPKYGRQFSLEHVHGSGPYSAPSPAYSSSSLYAPDSVANSGPIISDITELAPASPVASPGGSIDERPLSSSPLVRVKEEPPSPPQSPRVEEASPGRPSSVDTLLSPTALIDSILRESEPTPASATALTDARGHTDTEGRPPSPPPTSTPEKCLSVACLDKNELSDHLDAMDSNLDNLQTMLSSHGFSVDTSALLDLFSPSVTVPDMSLPDLDSSLASIQELLSPQEPSRPPEAENSSPDSGKQLVHYTAQPLFLLDPGSVDTGSSDLPVLFELGEGSYFSEGDGFAEDPTISLLTGSEPPKAKDPTVS